A portion of the Adhaeribacter radiodurans genome contains these proteins:
- a CDS encoding c-type heme family protein encodes MQIRSFLNKLLLPVVWIVLAIFALLANSSCEPKKLSNGKEIADEMERHLVKRITGSMILQETRRVGDSLIRTAEQNMLTHLKTTLDSGNFKAALDYHKLEKYPEVQEIAKKYLADVGRTGKVWPNSATDPASLLLQEQLQQYTALNNQKQVLEPQISRVGATELLYTKPIRMTDPLCLQCHGQPEKLVNLETQKALPENFATPRTGYQSGEWAGMWYVRFKTQGILDSITQKRKKSRRGQSLFSKPDSTKSK; translated from the coding sequence ATGCAGATTCGTTCTTTTTTGAATAAGCTACTATTGCCAGTTGTTTGGATAGTTCTAGCCATTTTTGCTTTACTTGCTAACAGCAGTTGCGAACCTAAAAAGCTGTCTAACGGCAAAGAAATAGCCGATGAGATGGAACGCCACCTAGTGAAACGCATTACGGGCTCTATGATATTACAGGAAACCCGCCGGGTAGGTGATAGCCTTATTCGTACCGCAGAGCAAAACATGCTTACCCATTTAAAAACAACCTTAGATTCCGGTAACTTTAAAGCTGCCTTAGATTACCATAAATTAGAGAAGTATCCTGAAGTACAAGAAATAGCAAAGAAGTACCTGGCAGATGTGGGGCGAACCGGTAAAGTTTGGCCAAATTCAGCTACTGATCCGGCTAGCTTGCTCTTGCAGGAACAACTGCAACAATATACGGCACTTAATAATCAAAAACAGGTTTTAGAACCCCAGATAAGCCGGGTGGGTGCCACAGAATTACTTTATACCAAACCTATCCGAATGACAGATCCACTTTGCTTACAATGCCACGGGCAGCCGGAAAAATTAGTAAATCTAGAAACTCAGAAAGCTTTACCAGAAAATTTTGCAACACCCCGTACCGGCTATCAGTCTGGCGAATGGGCCGGAATGTGGTATGTTCGGTTTAAAACGCAAGGTATTTTAGATAGTATTACCCAGAAACGTAAAAAGTCCCGGCGCGGACAATCGCTATTTAGTAAACCTGATTCGACAAAAAGTAAATAA
- the prfA gene encoding peptide chain release factor 1: MLDKLEAIKERFDEVNQLLQQPESMSDMKKYKSLNKEYKDLEKIVIEYKKYQNLLGNIDNAKQVIATEKDEEFREMAKEELDELYPQLEELEEVIKNLLIPKDPDDSKNIIIEIRAGAGGDEASIFAGDLHRMYSRLAEKQGWRMELIDAQEGTSGGYKEIISSISGEDVYGKMKFESGVHRVQRVPATETQGRIHTSVASVVVLPEVEEFDIELDMNEIRKDLFCASGPGGQSVNTTYSAVRLTHLPTGIMAQCQDQKSQIKNYEKALKVLRSRIYEVELAKKNEEMGAQRKSMVGGGDRSDKIRTYNYPQGRVTDHRIGYTVYNLPSVMDGQIDDFIEELRIAENAERLKEGVA; this comes from the coding sequence ATGTTAGATAAGTTAGAGGCTATTAAAGAACGTTTCGACGAAGTAAATCAGCTTTTACAACAACCCGAAAGCATGAGCGACATGAAAAAATATAAGTCGCTTAATAAAGAATACAAAGACCTTGAAAAAATTGTAATTGAGTATAAAAAATACCAAAATTTACTCGGCAACATTGACAATGCCAAGCAGGTAATTGCTACTGAAAAAGACGAGGAATTCCGGGAAATGGCCAAAGAAGAACTCGATGAACTGTACCCGCAGTTAGAAGAGTTGGAAGAAGTGATTAAAAACTTGCTTATTCCTAAAGATCCAGACGATAGTAAAAATATTATTATTGAGATCCGGGCTGGCGCTGGTGGCGATGAGGCTTCTATTTTTGCCGGCGATTTACACCGCATGTATTCCCGCCTGGCAGAAAAGCAAGGCTGGCGCATGGAGCTGATTGATGCCCAGGAAGGTACTTCTGGTGGTTACAAAGAGATTATCAGTAGTATTTCCGGCGAAGATGTTTATGGTAAAATGAAGTTCGAATCGGGCGTGCACCGGGTACAACGCGTACCAGCCACCGAAACACAAGGTCGTATTCACACTTCGGTAGCCAGCGTGGTAGTATTGCCCGAAGTAGAAGAATTTGACATTGAACTGGATATGAACGAAATCCGGAAAGACTTATTCTGTGCTTCCGGGCCAGGTGGTCAGTCGGTAAATACTACTTACTCGGCAGTTCGTTTAACCCACTTACCTACCGGTATTATGGCTCAGTGCCAGGACCAGAAATCGCAGATTAAGAATTACGAAAAAGCTCTGAAAGTATTGCGTTCCCGGATTTACGAAGTAGAACTGGCTAAAAAGAACGAAGAAATGGGTGCTCAGCGTAAAAGCATGGTAGGTGGCGGCGACCGCTCCGATAAAATCCGGACTTATAATTACCCACAAGGCCGTGTTACCGATCACCGCATTGGTTATACCGTTTATAACTTGCCCAGCGTAATGGACGGCCAGATCGATGATTTTATTGAAGAGTTACGTATTGCCGAAAATGCTGAACGCTTGAAAGAAGGTGTGGCGTAA
- a CDS encoding secondary thiamine-phosphate synthase enzyme YjbQ: MKWYQKSIRLPALKRGYHLITDLLTAELPELEEIKIGLAHIFIQHTSASLTINENADFTVRQDFESHLNKMVPENASYYRHTLEGPDDMPAHIKASLMGSSVTVPITNGTFNLGTWQGIYLGEHRNQATRRWLVITLQGE; this comes from the coding sequence ATGAAATGGTACCAGAAAAGTATTCGCTTGCCTGCTCTTAAACGCGGCTATCATTTAATTACCGATTTGCTTACTGCCGAATTGCCGGAACTGGAAGAAATTAAAATTGGCTTAGCCCATATTTTTATTCAGCATACTTCCGCGAGTTTAACCATTAACGAAAATGCCGATTTTACGGTAAGGCAGGATTTTGAAAGTCATTTAAATAAAATGGTACCTGAAAATGCCTCCTATTACCGGCACACGCTAGAAGGACCCGACGATATGCCGGCACACATTAAAGCTTCGCTAATGGGTAGTTCAGTAACTGTGCCGATTACTAATGGAACCTTTAATTTAGGTACCTGGCAAGGCATTTACCTCGGCGAACACCGCAATCAGGCTACCCGTCGCTGGCTAGTAATTACACTTCAGGGGGAGTAA
- the chrA gene encoding chromate efflux transporter has protein sequence MLSPRNYIFLKDVLWLALAAFGGPQAHISMMFKLLVEKRRYLTESELIELNALCQILPGPTSTQTITAIGFRLGGPNLAYLTLLIWIAPATIIMTLAGLAMSYLQANEISLRFTRFIQPMAVGFVSFAAYRISSKVVNTKTGIGMMVISANISYFFNMPWVYPILLVLGGAVTALRYKAQPIEPDKNIRINWSNFILYTAVFIAAAVLGGATQLRGFKLFENFYRNGSLIFGGGQVLIPLMYSQFVEFKQYLTSEEFLSGFAIVQALPGPVFAFCTYLGALAMRDYGIGGELLGAFIGTVGIFLPGTFLIFFVIRFWGELRKYRVIKASLEGINAVSSGMVAAAAILLYHPIESNLANVAIVVVTFCILLWTKVPPPYIILTGLLTGLLF, from the coding sequence ATCTTAAGCCCCAGAAATTACATTTTCCTGAAAGATGTACTTTGGTTGGCGCTAGCTGCCTTTGGTGGGCCTCAGGCGCATATCTCCATGATGTTTAAGTTGCTGGTAGAAAAACGTCGGTATCTTACCGAGAGCGAGCTAATTGAGCTAAATGCATTGTGCCAGATTTTACCAGGACCCACTTCTACCCAAACTATTACGGCTATTGGCTTTCGATTAGGAGGGCCCAATTTAGCTTACCTTACTTTGCTCATCTGGATTGCGCCCGCTACTATAATTATGACTCTGGCGGGGTTAGCCATGTCGTACCTGCAAGCCAACGAAATTTCGCTTAGATTTACGCGTTTTATTCAGCCCATGGCCGTAGGCTTTGTATCATTTGCGGCTTACCGTATCAGCTCCAAAGTGGTTAATACCAAAACAGGTATTGGCATGATGGTGATTTCGGCTAATATTTCTTACTTTTTTAATATGCCTTGGGTGTATCCTATCTTACTGGTATTAGGAGGTGCCGTTACTGCCCTGCGTTACAAAGCGCAACCCATTGAACCAGACAAAAACATAAGAATTAATTGGAGTAATTTTATTTTATATACGGCAGTATTTATTGCAGCAGCAGTATTGGGTGGAGCAACGCAACTACGCGGCTTTAAACTTTTTGAAAATTTCTACCGCAACGGCAGCTTAATTTTCGGTGGGGGACAGGTACTGATTCCACTTATGTATTCACAGTTTGTAGAATTTAAGCAGTATTTAACTTCCGAAGAATTTCTATCGGGGTTTGCGATTGTGCAGGCGCTCCCCGGGCCGGTTTTTGCTTTTTGTACTTACCTGGGAGCTTTAGCCATGCGCGATTACGGTATTGGCGGAGAACTGTTAGGAGCCTTTATTGGTACAGTAGGCATTTTTCTGCCAGGTACCTTCCTGATATTTTTTGTAATCCGGTTTTGGGGCGAATTAAGAAAGTACCGCGTTATTAAAGCTTCTTTAGAAGGAATAAATGCGGTAAGCTCCGGCATGGTAGCTGCTGCTGCTATTTTATTGTATCACCCTATTGAATCGAATCTGGCAAATGTGGCCATTGTTGTAGTAACTTTCTGTATTCTGCTCTGGACTAAAGTTCCGCCGCCCTATATTATTTTAACTGGTTTATTAACCGGCCTTCTTTTTTAA
- a CDS encoding isopenicillin N synthase family dioxygenase, producing the protein MTEKLVDKIPSLDLADFTSGNAERKHKFVQDLGEAFQSIGFVAIRNHGLSDELSGQLYNAVKKFFSLPDEVKQKYENPTLAGQRGYVGKGKEHAKGRNTGDLKEFYHVGQDLPQEELKAESYPANIWPNEVPEFKEMTLAAYRALEQAGTHMLRAIALYLGLNEDYFDAKVYHGNSILRAIHYFPIEDPDSVPTDAVRAAEHGDINLITLLMGASADGLQVLRRDGKWIPITALPEQIVVNVGDMLSRHTNNKLKSTIHRVVNPPRELMHTSRYSIPFFMHPRTEMDLTCLEGCIDTENPKAYPDTTAGEFLTERLIELGLLKK; encoded by the coding sequence ATAACCGAGAAATTAGTTGATAAAATCCCGTCGTTAGATTTAGCTGATTTTACTTCCGGGAATGCGGAGCGTAAACATAAATTTGTACAGGATTTAGGGGAGGCATTTCAAAGTATTGGCTTTGTGGCAATCCGCAACCACGGCTTAAGTGATGAGCTATCCGGCCAATTATACAATGCAGTTAAAAAATTCTTCAGCCTCCCCGACGAAGTAAAACAAAAATACGAAAATCCAACTTTAGCGGGGCAGCGTGGCTACGTTGGTAAAGGAAAAGAACACGCAAAAGGCCGTAATACCGGCGATTTAAAAGAATTTTACCACGTAGGCCAGGACTTGCCGCAAGAAGAGTTAAAAGCCGAAAGCTACCCGGCCAATATCTGGCCCAACGAAGTGCCCGAATTTAAAGAAATGACTTTGGCGGCTTACCGGGCCTTAGAACAGGCTGGTACGCATATGCTACGTGCCATTGCTCTTTATTTGGGCCTCAACGAAGATTATTTTGACGCAAAAGTTTACCACGGCAACAGTATTTTAAGGGCTATTCATTACTTCCCGATTGAAGATCCGGATAGCGTACCAACTGATGCTGTAAGAGCCGCAGAGCACGGTGATATAAATTTAATTACTTTATTGATGGGAGCTAGCGCTGATGGCTTGCAGGTATTACGGCGTGATGGCAAATGGATTCCAATAACGGCCTTGCCCGAGCAAATTGTAGTAAACGTAGGCGATATGTTATCGCGGCATACGAATAACAAATTAAAATCTACCATTCACCGGGTAGTAAATCCGCCCCGCGAGCTTATGCACACTTCCCGGTATTCTATTCCGTTTTTTATGCATCCTCGTACCGAAATGGATCTAACTTGCCTGGAAGGTTGTATTGACACCGAAAACCCGAAGGCTTATCCCGATACCACCGCCGGCGAATTCTTAACGGAGCGTTTGATTGAACTAGGCTTACTGAAGAAGTAG
- a CDS encoding superoxide dismutase, translated as MAEPVADTFTLPKLPYEFNALEPHIDKQTMEIHYTKHHQAYVTNLNKAVTGTALASMKLEDILKDISKHPVAVRNNGGGHWNHTFFWNILSAQGGKPTGKLAAAIDSDLGGLDKLKETFNQAATTRFGSGWAWLIVDPAGKLAVTSTPNQDNPLMDVAEKKGKPIIGLDVWEHAYYLKYQNRRPEYIAAFWNIVNWAGAEKNYLAALQK; from the coding sequence ATGGCGGAGCCCGTAGCCGATACCTTTACGCTTCCTAAATTGCCTTACGAGTTTAATGCGCTGGAGCCGCATATCGATAAGCAAACCATGGAAATTCATTATACCAAGCACCACCAGGCTTATGTAACGAACTTAAACAAAGCCGTAACCGGTACCGCATTAGCCAGCATGAAACTGGAAGACATCCTGAAAGATATTAGCAAGCATCCGGTAGCCGTGCGTAACAACGGAGGAGGACACTGGAACCATACTTTTTTCTGGAATATTTTATCGGCGCAAGGGGGCAAACCTACCGGTAAATTAGCCGCCGCTATTGACAGCGATTTAGGTGGGTTAGACAAGCTTAAAGAAACGTTTAACCAAGCGGCTACTACCCGCTTCGGTTCGGGTTGGGCCTGGCTAATTGTGGATCCGGCAGGCAAACTGGCGGTTACTTCTACTCCTAACCAGGATAATCCTTTAATGGACGTAGCCGAAAAGAAAGGCAAGCCCATTATTGGTTTAGATGTGTGGGAACACGCTTATTACCTTAAGTACCAAAACCGTCGGCCCGAATACATTGCCGCTTTCTGGAATATTGTAAACTGGGCAGGAGCCGAGAAAAATTACTTAGCCGCGCTTCAGAAATAA
- a CDS encoding DUF4302 domain-containing protein — MKKIYFLSLVLLTLLSACQKDDNDPAPGQRPDERLVKALADYKVQLTGAPYGWKATLITGQNRRYNFFLKFNENDRVSMSADVSSSSAGTPTESSYRLKAMQQPALIFDTYSPLHLLADPDPAVLFNLSGQEGDEGQGMYSDFEFTIDSVTTNVVRLTGNLQQSKMVLVQATQEEFDAYTAGKLKTIIDETAAYSKANPFLFLPSASGTKLQVDINAANRTFSLVALQNGTVQIISTSFTYTPRGLLFEPPLVLNGITISELLWDSAQQVYYAEVNGNRVVVQSSPTAIIPLYNFIGVTFNTVAVPPQPLPGWSPDFTSKQQQIATTLLNGNYNLRLDYMLFLFNPQSRSMQLYVVIYQGSAQFYAVYPYTYTQTADGVYKFTAQTPNGNGQVIAEDMSPILNHLNTESFVLDYFRDPTEGPLGQMKSIENPDFYFTGSLETLQ, encoded by the coding sequence ATGAAAAAAATATATTTCCTGAGTTTGGTTTTACTTACCCTGCTCTCGGCCTGCCAGAAAGACGATAACGATCCAGCGCCTGGCCAACGCCCCGATGAGCGTCTGGTCAAAGCTCTCGCCGATTACAAAGTCCAACTTACTGGGGCACCCTACGGTTGGAAGGCGACTTTGATAACGGGCCAAAACCGGAGATATAACTTTTTCCTGAAATTTAACGAGAACGATCGGGTAAGTATGTCAGCGGATGTAAGTTCCAGTTCGGCAGGTACGCCTACCGAAAGTTCTTACCGTTTAAAAGCCATGCAGCAACCCGCATTAATTTTCGATACCTACTCGCCGCTGCATCTCTTGGCCGATCCTGATCCTGCTGTATTATTCAATTTATCGGGGCAAGAAGGCGATGAGGGCCAAGGTATGTATTCGGATTTTGAATTTACTATTGATTCTGTTACTACCAATGTTGTTCGATTAACCGGTAATCTGCAACAAAGCAAAATGGTTTTAGTTCAGGCTACCCAAGAGGAGTTTGATGCTTATACAGCAGGAAAACTCAAAACTATAATCGACGAAACTGCTGCTTACTCCAAAGCCAATCCTTTTCTTTTTTTGCCAAGTGCCAGTGGCACGAAACTACAGGTAGATATTAACGCTGCCAACAGAACTTTTTCATTAGTAGCCCTGCAGAATGGTACGGTGCAAATTATTTCTACTTCGTTTACCTACACGCCCCGTGGATTATTATTTGAGCCGCCATTGGTACTTAATGGCATCACTATTTCGGAGTTGCTCTGGGACAGCGCGCAGCAAGTATATTACGCCGAAGTTAATGGTAACCGGGTAGTAGTGCAGTCCTCGCCAACGGCTATTATTCCGTTGTATAATTTTATTGGGGTTACGTTTAACACCGTAGCAGTACCACCTCAGCCCTTACCAGGCTGGTCGCCGGATTTTACCAGTAAGCAACAACAAATTGCAACCACTTTGCTAAACGGTAATTATAATTTACGATTAGATTACATGTTGTTTTTATTTAATCCTCAAAGTAGATCTATGCAATTATATGTAGTAATATATCAGGGTAGCGCACAATTTTATGCCGTTTATCCTTATACTTATACCCAAACTGCTGATGGGGTATATAAATTTACGGCACAAACTCCTAATGGCAACGGGCAGGTAATAGCAGAGGATATGAGCCCTATTTTAAATCATTTAAACACCGAAAGTTTTGTTTTAGATTATTTCCGAGACCCAACCGAAGGACCCTTGGGCCAGATGAAGAGCATAGAAAACCCGGATTTTTATTTTACCGGTTCTTTAGAAACTTTACAGTAG
- a CDS encoding zinc-binding metallopeptidase, protein MEKKYFKLFLLFFALSFLSACSEEDDPDTVLTDLGGETWTKGPLDNWLLENFVTPYNIEVKYRFDRYELALDKTLVPPQEDKIIPALETIKKTWIAPYEQVAGPNFIKRLSPKQFVLVGSPEYNTDGTITLGTAEGGRKIVLYQINSFDKANKAQLKLTLRIIHHEFGHILHQTIQYPPEFKSITPIYTANWFDYPLADARSRGFITEYARNIPDDDFVEMIAIMMIEGRTNFDAIINNIKMPDPSDPTKTISNTRAQAALRQKEQIIVRYFKEAWNIDFYTLQTSAQTAINSL, encoded by the coding sequence ATGGAAAAAAAATATTTTAAATTATTCCTCCTGTTTTTTGCGCTTAGCTTTTTATCAGCTTGCTCCGAAGAGGATGACCCGGATACCGTATTAACGGATTTAGGCGGAGAAACCTGGACCAAAGGTCCTCTGGATAATTGGCTGCTTGAGAATTTTGTAACACCCTACAATATTGAAGTAAAATATCGCTTCGACCGTTACGAGCTCGCCCTGGATAAAACTTTAGTTCCCCCGCAAGAAGATAAAATTATTCCGGCGCTGGAAACCATCAAGAAAACCTGGATTGCACCTTACGAGCAAGTAGCTGGCCCTAACTTTATAAAGCGTTTATCTCCTAAACAATTTGTGCTGGTAGGTAGCCCCGAGTATAATACTGATGGAACTATTACATTAGGTACCGCTGAAGGTGGCCGCAAAATTGTGTTGTACCAGATTAACAGCTTTGATAAAGCTAATAAAGCCCAATTAAAGCTCACGCTACGAATAATTCACCACGAGTTTGGCCATATTTTGCACCAAACTATCCAGTATCCGCCGGAATTTAAGAGCATCACTCCCATTTATACTGCCAATTGGTTTGATTACCCGCTGGCAGATGCCCGATCAAGAGGATTTATTACTGAGTACGCTCGTAATATACCTGACGATGATTTTGTAGAGATGATAGCTATTATGATGATTGAAGGACGGACAAACTTTGACGCCATCATTAACAATATTAAGATGCCTGACCCATCTGATCCAACTAAAACCATTTCTAATACTAGGGCGCAAGCGGCTTTACGCCAGAAAGAGCAAATAATTGTTCGTTATTTTAAAGAAGCCTGGAATATTGACTTTTACACTTTACAAACAAGTGCCCAAACGGCTATCAATTCCTTATAA
- a CDS encoding RagB/SusD family nutrient uptake outer membrane protein → MKHIFKYTLLCSIMTLSGCQDDYLEQAVDQRTQLNTVEKVSELLVTAYPQADYATFTEAMSDLAEDKGTNSVITEDVNRDPYFFRDVESKAQGSADNYWNASYAAIAAANHALEAIANAPNPNDYSAQKGEALVARAYAHFMLVTLYSKVYDPATAATDPGIPYVTTPEKVVLGKYERKTVAYVYEQIEKDLMEGLPLIVNTVYRVPKYHFTTAAAHAFATRFYLFKQDYQKVVEHANQVFPGGNIGPNLRPWVSVYSNLTANEGLAIYTQATENANLLLVETPSNWARYNAQYRYGLSTRLVDNLFRQPNVTGDTWVYPLYTQRADNWLILKFREHFVRTDLNATTGVPYTIFPLFTAEEVLFNRAEANLALGNIEATRTDLNLYASARIADYNRTTHNISNTKIANYYGTGSNVRLGMLYTILDFKAAEFVQQGMRWFDLLRHKIPVTHYTVDGQVIQLGPEDPHRLLQLPQEVTLAGIERNPR, encoded by the coding sequence ATGAAGCATATATTTAAATATACTTTACTATGCAGTATTATGACTCTATCCGGCTGCCAGGACGATTACCTGGAACAGGCCGTAGACCAGCGTACGCAGTTAAATACCGTAGAAAAAGTAAGTGAATTACTCGTTACAGCCTATCCTCAGGCCGATTACGCCACCTTTACAGAAGCAATGTCGGACCTGGCCGAAGATAAAGGCACAAACTCCGTTATTACGGAAGATGTTAACCGCGACCCGTATTTTTTTCGTGATGTAGAAAGCAAAGCGCAAGGTTCAGCCGATAATTACTGGAATGCGAGCTATGCGGCTATTGCCGCCGCCAATCATGCACTTGAAGCTATTGCGAATGCTCCCAATCCAAATGATTATAGTGCGCAAAAAGGCGAGGCTTTAGTAGCCCGGGCTTATGCTCATTTTATGTTGGTAACACTTTATTCAAAAGTTTACGATCCGGCTACTGCTGCTACTGATCCGGGGATTCCATATGTAACAACTCCGGAAAAAGTAGTATTAGGCAAATATGAACGTAAAACGGTAGCCTACGTGTACGAACAAATCGAGAAAGATTTGATGGAAGGATTGCCCTTAATTGTAAATACGGTTTATCGGGTTCCTAAATACCATTTTACCACTGCCGCCGCGCATGCATTTGCCACCCGTTTTTATTTATTTAAGCAAGATTACCAGAAAGTAGTGGAGCACGCTAACCAAGTATTCCCGGGCGGAAACATTGGCCCCAATTTACGGCCTTGGGTAAGTGTATACAGCAATTTAACTGCCAACGAGGGTCTGGCTATTTACACGCAAGCTACCGAAAATGCAAACTTACTTTTAGTAGAAACGCCTTCTAACTGGGCCCGTTACAATGCGCAGTACCGCTATGGATTATCTACCCGTTTAGTTGATAATCTTTTTCGGCAACCTAATGTAACCGGCGACACTTGGGTATATCCTTTGTACACGCAAAGAGCTGATAATTGGCTCATTCTTAAATTCCGGGAGCATTTTGTTCGCACAGATTTAAATGCTACCACCGGTGTTCCTTACACCATTTTCCCGTTATTTACCGCCGAAGAAGTTTTGTTTAACCGCGCCGAAGCTAATCTGGCACTTGGTAATATAGAAGCTACCCGCACCGACTTAAATTTGTACGCCAGCGCCCGCATTGCCGACTATAATCGTACTACCCACAACATCAGCAATACTAAGATTGCGAATTATTATGGCACTGGTTCTAACGTAAGGTTAGGTATGCTCTATACCATTTTAGATTTTAAAGCGGCTGAGTTTGTGCAGCAAGGAATGCGCTGGTTCGACCTATTGCGGCATAAAATTCCGGTAACGCACTATACAGTTGATGGTCAAGTAATTCAATTGGGTCCCGAAGATCCCCACCGGTTACTCCAGTTACCCCAGGAAGTTACGCTAGCCGGCATAGAACGCAATCCTCGATAA